In Desulfovibrio gilichinskyi, a genomic segment contains:
- a CDS encoding DUF2325 domain-containing protein — MCAALIGGMDRLKQNYITSAKKKGVKLKVFTGKENKVSAMLGSADHVIIFTNQISHAAKIDIVKYTKANNIPLHMFHSCGVSTLKNCLEKL, encoded by the coding sequence ATGTGCGCAGCTCTTATAGGTGGAATGGACAGGCTCAAACAAAATTATATTACATCGGCAAAGAAAAAAGGGGTCAAACTTAAAGTTTTTACAGGCAAGGAAAACAAAGTATCTGCGATGCTTGGCAGTGCTGATCACGTAATTATTTTTACTAACCAGATATCACACGCAGCTAAAATTGACATAGTAAAATATACAAAGGCGAACAACATCCCCCTGCACATGTTTCACTCATGCGGAGTTTCAACTTTAAAAAACTGTCTTGAAAAGCTATGA
- a CDS encoding deoxyribonuclease IV, translated as MYIGAHMPITGGIDKAVERIMSIRGTALQIFTHNQRQWKVNPLDTETIDAFKKCRQEWGNYPVSVHDSYLINLASPKSDSASKSVKAFAQELARTEELGIEYVVTHPGSHLGAGKAEGLERYVANLDLAISMSETEAVHVLIENTAGQGTNLGSRFVELAAILENSGYSDRLGVCFDTCHAFAAGYDLRTPETYNQVFERFNQLIGLDSIRFFHLNDCKEDFGSHKDRHENIGKGKIGIEGFRSLINDTRFSTVPKVIETPKGDDLNFESDKFNIDLLRSLHNV; from the coding sequence ATGTATATAGGTGCTCACATGCCCATTACCGGAGGGATTGATAAAGCTGTAGAAAGAATAATGTCTATACGCGGGACTGCCTTGCAGATTTTTACTCATAACCAGAGGCAGTGGAAGGTCAATCCTTTAGACACTGAGACTATAGATGCTTTCAAAAAATGTCGGCAGGAGTGGGGTAATTATCCGGTTTCTGTGCATGATTCATATTTAATAAATTTAGCGTCACCAAAGTCGGATAGTGCTTCAAAGTCTGTAAAAGCCTTTGCGCAGGAGTTAGCTAGAACTGAAGAACTCGGCATTGAGTATGTTGTGACTCATCCAGGCTCTCATTTAGGGGCAGGTAAAGCTGAAGGCTTGGAACGTTATGTGGCAAACCTTGACCTTGCTATATCCATGTCTGAAACAGAAGCGGTTCATGTCCTTATTGAAAATACTGCCGGGCAAGGTACAAATTTAGGCAGCAGGTTCGTCGAGCTTGCCGCTATTCTGGAAAATTCCGGCTATTCCGACAGACTAGGCGTTTGCTTTGATACCTGTCATGCTTTTGCCGCTGGTTATGACCTGCGCACTCCCGAAACTTACAATCAGGTTTTTGAAAGGTTTAATCAGCTTATCGGGCTTGATTCTATCCGTTTTTTTCACCTGAACGATTGTAAAGAAGATTTCGGATCACACAAAGATCGTCATGAAAATATCGGCAAAGGCAAAATCGGTATTGAAGGCTTTAGAAGTTTGATTAACGATACACGCTTTTCAACTGTTCCTAAAGTGATTGAAACCCCGAAAGGGGACGATTTAAATTTTGAATCAGATAAATTTAATATAGATCTTCTCCGGTCACTTCATAACGTTTGA
- a CDS encoding iron-sulfur cluster assembly scaffold protein — protein sequence MIDPLDSLLSDIQHECDNAAVDMFGAETTARWKSPSFAAIMEHPDSVGEMTGSCNDSIKIFLKFDGNRICKASFYTTGCGASIVSADAVCELSSGKTIDEASEIDGEDIIRTLGKVPEDKKHCAHLASSALQEALGTWLEMNKKNNPL from the coding sequence ATGATTGATCCTTTAGACAGTTTACTTTCAGATATACAGCATGAATGTGACAATGCCGCTGTAGATATGTTCGGCGCGGAGACCACTGCCAGATGGAAAAGCCCTTCATTCGCAGCAATCATGGAACATCCTGATTCCGTTGGAGAAATGACAGGAAGTTGCAATGACAGTATAAAAATATTTCTTAAATTTGATGGCAACAGAATATGTAAAGCATCATTTTATACAACAGGTTGCGGAGCCAGCATCGTAAGCGCGGACGCGGTTTGTGAGTTGTCATCTGGAAAAACAATTGATGAAGCGTCTGAAATTGACGGCGAAGACATTATCAGAACTCTAGGCAAAGTCCCGGAAGACAAGAAACACTGCGCTCACCTTGCATCATCAGCTTTGCAGGAAGCTTTGGGAACATGGCTGGAGATGAATAAAAAGAATAATCCTTTATAA
- a CDS encoding GAK system CofD-like protein yields MEKDHPGIVFFSGGTALAGLSGQLAKVNPECSYIITTFDSGGSSAKLRSIFDMPAVGDIRNRLISIADTSEPEKANIVKLLNTRFSPYGDKKDLTGELQHLANGTHPLMEDLSDVVRNILSNLFAVFLELSADEFDPAKACLGNIILAAGFMVHKRVLAPPIAQFSRLVRARGIVRAASLDSGHLAVRLQNGEIIAGQHLFTGKEVPPVPSPIDGMWSCSDIDDPWPRSVHASSLAMMLIKEADLIVYPMGSFYSSILASLIPKGMGQAVSRNSCPKIFIPNLGYDPELLGHDVPLQIEKLLEVLRMDNPAEIKKESVLSAVLIDSANGDYQDGLNLDVLKTLGIKILDCKLVSEKYDGLIDPDLLAPILMKLAGQKDL; encoded by the coding sequence GTGGAGAAGGATCATCCTGGAATAGTTTTTTTCAGCGGAGGGACAGCTCTTGCCGGTCTTTCGGGGCAACTCGCTAAGGTTAACCCTGAATGTTCATATATTATAACTACTTTTGATTCAGGTGGTAGTTCCGCAAAGCTTAGAAGTATTTTTGATATGCCTGCTGTCGGTGATATTAGAAACAGGCTGATATCCATTGCCGATACCAGTGAACCGGAAAAAGCGAATATTGTAAAACTGCTGAATACCCGTTTTTCACCATATGGTGATAAAAAGGATTTAACAGGGGAATTGCAACATCTAGCCAATGGCACTCATCCTCTTATGGAAGATCTTTCTGATGTCGTGCGCAATATCCTTTCGAACCTTTTTGCTGTTTTCCTTGAGTTGTCCGCAGATGAGTTCGATCCGGCAAAAGCCTGTCTGGGGAATATCATTCTTGCTGCCGGATTTATGGTTCATAAGCGTGTGCTTGCTCCTCCTATAGCTCAATTTTCCAGACTTGTCCGGGCTAGAGGGATTGTCCGTGCCGCCTCACTTGACAGCGGACATTTGGCAGTGCGGCTGCAAAATGGCGAAATCATAGCCGGGCAACATCTTTTTACAGGTAAAGAAGTTCCGCCTGTCCCATCGCCTATCGACGGTATGTGGTCTTGCTCGGATATTGATGATCCTTGGCCGCGTTCCGTTCACGCCTCCTCACTGGCTATGATGCTTATTAAGGAAGCGGATTTAATTGTTTATCCAATGGGAAGTTTTTATTCCAGCATCCTTGCTTCGCTGATTCCAAAAGGCATGGGACAAGCTGTTTCAAGAAATTCATGCCCGAAAATTTTTATTCCGAATCTGGGGTATGATCCTGAACTTCTCGGGCATGATGTTCCGTTGCAGATTGAAAAACTTTTAGAAGTTTTGCGAATGGATAATCCTGCAGAGATAAAAAAAGAATCTGTTTTAAGTGCTGTCTTGATTGATTCAGCTAACGGTGATTATCAGGATGGTCTGAATTTAGATGTCCTTAAAACTCTGGGCATTAAGATACTTGATTGTAAACTTGTATCCGAAAAGTATGATGGGCTTATTGATCCTGATCTACTGGCTCCGATACTCATGAAGCTTGCCGGACAGAAAGATCTTTAG
- a CDS encoding YqiA/YcfP family alpha/beta fold hydrolase → MKNIFLNIHGFGSSGENSKAAALAGSFPDHKLISPDFPVDPEECLDLLEKIITENSDFPLVMQGSSMGGLYALVMHIRHNIPALLINPALNPASLVQKRLGEVYDFGNGKTILITAQHVEKFAEVEKEIEKAIHDGFIAKGKVLALLGEQDEVLDQTEMKKILAKLKVEVVSFETDHHFEGYDKVTKTNQKVRDFLLGN, encoded by the coding sequence ATGAAAAATATTTTTTTGAACATCCACGGCTTCGGATCATCCGGGGAAAACTCAAAGGCAGCTGCTCTTGCAGGATCTTTTCCAGACCACAAGCTTATCAGCCCTGATTTTCCGGTAGATCCGGAAGAATGTCTTGATCTCCTTGAAAAAATAATCACAGAAAATTCCGACTTCCCGCTGGTAATGCAAGGCTCTTCGATGGGCGGACTTTATGCCCTGGTTATGCATATTCGCCACAACATACCGGCTTTGCTTATCAATCCAGCCCTTAACCCTGCATCCCTTGTGCAAAAACGTCTAGGCGAAGTGTACGACTTCGGGAATGGGAAAACGATTCTGATCACAGCCCAGCATGTTGAAAAGTTTGCTGAAGTTGAAAAAGAAATAGAAAAAGCTATTCACGACGGCTTCATTGCGAAAGGTAAAGTGCTGGCTCTTCTAGGCGAGCAGGATGAAGTGCTTGATCAAACAGAAATGAAAAAAATACTTGCAAAATTGAAAGTTGAAGTTGTTTCGTTTGAAACAGACCACCACTTTGAAGGGTACGACAAAGTTACAAAAACCAATCAGAAAGTGCGGGATTTCCTGCTTGGAAATTAA
- a CDS encoding LysR family transcriptional regulator, with protein sequence MELRQLKYFVAVAEELHFGRAAKRAHIAQPPFSQQIKSLEEEVGAKLLERNSRNVRLTVEGQYFYEQAVLILERVDLAASTVGRMAKGETGRVKVGFMEIAMDSLVPEAIRAFRNKYSGVSVLISQLGATVQLKRIRSGDLDVGFSTVFMRGMEGLESLRLFSKKHVLAVPDDHFFTHKKKLTLKDIAKEKLIMFPRTGQPDLYDSMMEAFSKRGLVPIISQEVAGLSGAAALISSGMGVAFLPDNSHVSRKGITLIPLEEDFPLMDIYMVWNKDSCSNTAKIFMESVAGYFAVSSDI encoded by the coding sequence ATGGAATTAAGACAGTTAAAATATTTTGTAGCAGTTGCTGAAGAGCTCCACTTCGGGCGGGCTGCCAAGCGTGCTCACATTGCGCAACCGCCTTTTTCTCAGCAGATTAAATCACTTGAAGAAGAAGTCGGCGCAAAGCTTCTTGAAAGGAACAGCCGTAACGTTCGGTTAACCGTAGAAGGTCAATATTTTTATGAGCAGGCTGTTTTAATTTTAGAGCGTGTAGATCTGGCCGCCTCAACTGTCGGGAGAATGGCTAAAGGTGAAACCGGAAGAGTTAAAGTCGGTTTTATGGAGATTGCCATGGATAGTCTGGTTCCAGAAGCTATCAGAGCTTTCCGCAACAAATACTCGGGGGTATCGGTCCTTATAAGCCAGCTTGGGGCCACGGTTCAGCTCAAACGTATACGCTCAGGAGATCTTGATGTGGGTTTTTCTACAGTGTTTATGCGCGGTATGGAAGGGCTTGAGTCATTAAGATTGTTTTCTAAAAAGCATGTACTTGCCGTTCCTGATGATCATTTTTTTACGCATAAGAAGAAGCTGACTCTTAAGGATATTGCGAAGGAGAAGCTGATAATGTTTCCGCGTACAGGTCAGCCTGATTTATATGATTCTATGATGGAAGCCTTCAGTAAAAGAGGATTAGTGCCGATAATAAGTCAGGAGGTTGCCGGTCTTTCCGGGGCTGCTGCATTGATTTCTTCAGGAATGGGAGTAGCGTTTTTACCGGATAACAGCCATGTCTCACGTAAAGGGATCACTCTGATCCCGTTAGAGGAAGATTTTCCTCTTATGGATATTTATATGGTATGGAATAAGGATTCCTGTTCTAATACAGCTAAGATATTTATGGAAAGCGTTGCGGGATATTTTGCGGTATCTAGCGACATTTAA
- a CDS encoding GNAT family N-acetyltransferase: MTDILNGYEVSWAESILRVDKEEWNKLASQINFPFLEWDWLRLLEESGCVCLATGWLTAHMLVRYEGRLVAAVPLYVRDQSDGEFIFDRVWFEVAQKGGITYYPKLVGMSPYTPASGYRFLIAPDVNAGNVVRLVCQTLDRFCAVNNLGSSAFNFVDPAWTAEMETYGYATWQHQGYIWENHDYKDFEQWIGTLNGNRRKTIRRERKTLKAEKVRVEILVGDEIPEEYFPLMYKCYVSTNDKFGVWSCKYLNETFFNGLSKSMRKNLLFSVAFKEGHEEPIAMSMFVFSGDQLWGRYWGCFEEVRFLHFELCYYAPIEWAIAHNLNFYDPGMGGEHKARRGFFSSPCYSLHRFSDSSMDLTFKTYILEVNTLENGYINEMNDMMPIVKS; the protein is encoded by the coding sequence ATGACTGATATTCTTAACGGCTATGAAGTCTCGTGGGCTGAATCCATTTTGCGGGTTGATAAAGAAGAATGGAATAAGCTTGCGAGTCAGATAAATTTCCCATTTCTGGAGTGGGACTGGCTGCGTCTTCTTGAAGAAAGTGGATGTGTTTGCCTTGCTACTGGCTGGCTTACTGCTCATATGCTTGTACGCTACGAAGGGCGGCTGGTTGCGGCGGTTCCTTTATATGTCCGTGATCAAAGTGACGGAGAGTTTATTTTTGACCGAGTCTGGTTTGAAGTTGCTCAGAAAGGCGGCATAACTTATTATCCTAAATTAGTGGGGATGAGCCCTTATACACCGGCTTCAGGATATCGTTTTTTGATCGCGCCTGATGTTAATGCCGGAAATGTTGTGCGTCTTGTCTGTCAGACTCTGGATAGATTTTGCGCGGTTAATAACCTTGGGAGCAGTGCGTTTAATTTTGTTGATCCCGCCTGGACAGCAGAAATGGAAACTTACGGTTATGCAACATGGCAGCATCAGGGATATATCTGGGAAAATCATGATTATAAAGATTTCGAGCAATGGATAGGGACACTTAACGGGAACCGTAGAAAAACTATCCGGCGCGAACGTAAGACGTTGAAAGCAGAAAAAGTAAGGGTTGAAATTTTAGTGGGTGATGAGATACCTGAAGAATACTTTCCTTTGATGTATAAATGCTACGTGTCAACTAATGATAAATTCGGGGTCTGGAGTTGTAAGTATCTTAATGAAACTTTTTTTAATGGATTAAGTAAATCGATGCGTAAGAATTTACTTTTTTCCGTTGCTTTTAAAGAAGGTCACGAAGAGCCTATTGCCATGTCGATGTTTGTTTTTTCGGGTGATCAGCTTTGGGGAAGATATTGGGGATGCTTCGAAGAGGTCCGTTTTTTACATTTTGAACTTTGCTACTATGCCCCGATAGAGTGGGCTATAGCCCATAATCTCAATTTTTATGATCCTGGAATGGGCGGTGAACACAAAGCCCGCCGTGGATTTTTTTCGTCTCCATGTTATAGTCTGCATAGATTTAGTGATTCTTCTATGGACCTAACTTTTAAGACTTATATTCTTGAAGTTAATACCCTTGAGAATGGCTATATAAATGAGATGAATGATATGATGCCGATCGTTAAAAGTTAA
- a CDS encoding ABC transporter substrate-binding protein produces the protein MGKLFVFYLTVCGFLLCMSFSPFIALAASEQPKTIFIVSSYDSDDLCGFPQYHGVLEAVAKAGFKDGENIIIHTYAMDSKKTNNTPSLIKSQGEIVLAKIKDVHPDVVVVVDDNAFGAVALKLVDSDVQIVFSGLNGQPEDYNDTIKWMDSRQKPGHNITGVIEKLHFVEAFKVQKKIMPGLTKAVIISDDSFTGKAVIKQIHRELSEESVDIAFEFKVSSSWESYKKLILKISSDPSVGTIYPAATLLKDKNGVTHDTAEIIRWTVKNSRKPEIPINYSFAQLGMLGGAGVDFISMGRQAGTLVALILNGHKAGDLPIEDAKRYAFVFNLSRAKELGINIPSDILMASDAIYR, from the coding sequence ATGGGGAAACTATTTGTTTTTTATCTAACGGTATGTGGTTTTTTGCTTTGTATGAGTTTTTCTCCCTTTATTGCCCTTGCGGCAAGCGAGCAGCCAAAGACTATCTTCATTGTCAGCAGTTATGACAGCGATGATCTTTGCGGCTTTCCGCAGTATCATGGCGTGCTTGAAGCCGTCGCCAAGGCTGGATTCAAAGACGGTGAAAATATAATAATTCATACTTATGCCATGGATTCAAAAAAAACTAATAATACTCCTTCCTTGATTAAATCGCAGGGTGAAATTGTTTTAGCTAAAATCAAAGATGTCCATCCTGATGTAGTAGTTGTTGTGGATGACAATGCTTTTGGCGCAGTTGCTCTTAAGCTTGTAGATTCTGATGTTCAAATAGTTTTTTCCGGCCTAAACGGACAGCCTGAAGATTATAATGATACCATAAAGTGGATGGATTCAAGGCAAAAGCCGGGACATAATATAACAGGCGTTATCGAAAAACTCCATTTTGTCGAAGCTTTTAAAGTTCAGAAAAAAATAATGCCGGGGTTGACTAAAGCTGTTATTATTTCAGATGATTCTTTTACAGGTAAGGCAGTGATAAAGCAGATTCATCGCGAATTGTCTGAAGAGTCTGTTGATATTGCTTTTGAATTTAAGGTCTCATCGTCATGGGAGAGTTATAAGAAACTTATTTTGAAAATTTCTTCTGACCCAAGTGTTGGAACAATATATCCTGCAGCTACTCTATTAAAAGATAAGAACGGTGTTACACATGATACTGCCGAAATTATCAGGTGGACTGTTAAAAATAGCCGTAAGCCGGAAATTCCGATAAATTATTCCTTTGCGCAGCTTGGTATGCTTGGCGGGGCAGGAGTGGACTTTATTTCAATGGGGCGGCAGGCAGGGACTCTTGTCGCTTTAATTTTAAACGGACATAAAGCCGGGGATCTTCCAATCGAAGATGCTAAGCGTTATGCCTTTGTTTTTAACCTCAGCAGAGCTAAAGAGTTGGGGATAAATATTCCCAGTGATATTTTAATGGCTTCAGATGCCATTTACAGGTAA
- a CDS encoding hybrid sensor histidine kinase/response regulator, producing MVASICGIALISALSFGGVLSYSYIKSLRVEFYDRVSAEGEGHSIEVYSFLNRAMARLSELGRDNSIRVTMMLGVDYPLAEKLTEYDQVPPGVDYFILRKGDDKIFSSTSQKYDEKIVREALNHSPSRSILCRSSSGKFITVFSVPIRSRSQIVGSAACVVDLSRSGIDSALQSSGGGKLFLFTSGKAFDLMSGKEQELKMGNIISDKMLLVRLDRNLGGVLYRSALVPGLSYFTSDTRLNRSITRAFLLSLPLLAIVTFLCLLIVLILSNKLGKPLRVISDAAEDISKGLDLDIQAKGSCIYEINALEKSLSSMLESLRKTKDLEEYQFFFDNVGDLVCITDLDGLFWETNCQVVTLLGYSREELLGKTFFELIPAHERSALRTVLHDILSGGLIDSFECPMVTKAGLTIHCEVRSRKIVYRGADVLLSVVRDVTDRKLDEEELQRYAAELLGAKEVEERNSAHLSETLKQLEEAIARVEVANQTKSEFLAQMSHEIRTPMNSILGMADMLRDTALSSEQKSYVTIFRDSGKALLALIDGILDLSKIESGKLTLEKAPFNLDTLVDEVSGIMSVTAWKKDLILACHIDPDTPAILIGDSTRIKQIIVNLLGNAIKFTTEGTVCLDISSRAESDGIIVLSIKVADTGIGIAEDKAEVIFENFTQADSSTTRKYGGTGLGLAITKNLVTLMNGNIKAQNIESGGALFTAEITVEKAEEDNPLDSRIRKVMQGRNVLVVDKIFVVRNYICKCLSSWGGNCIHVENSFLALDSIKASEKIDLVIISEKLGDEDGLGEVEAIKEGLKLPSPAVCLLSSSPGDSSNRPEINKLFGVRGSARWPLTRGVLLNAMLNLFEPVDPEFADSAVEKELLPTRILLAEDSEANRTLIEFFLKDTPFRITCAEDGAEAVAMYKKHNYDLVLMDIQMPNLNGYEATREIRAYEKMNGYPETPVVALTANESAHDSQLSLDAGCSGHLSKPIKKITLVKNILKFTS from the coding sequence ATGGTTGCATCTATTTGCGGTATTGCTCTTATTTCAGCTCTTTCGTTTGGCGGTGTGCTTTCTTACAGTTATATTAAGAGCTTAAGGGTAGAGTTTTATGACCGTGTCAGTGCTGAGGGGGAAGGGCATAGTATAGAGGTTTACAGCTTTTTGAATAGGGCTATGGCCCGTCTCAGCGAACTCGGCAGAGATAATTCAATCAGGGTTACCATGATGCTCGGGGTTGACTATCCCCTTGCCGAAAAGCTGACCGAATATGATCAGGTTCCGCCTGGCGTGGATTATTTTATTCTGCGTAAAGGTGATGATAAAATATTTTCTTCCACATCACAAAAGTATGATGAAAAAATTGTCAGAGAAGCCCTTAATCATTCTCCTTCTCGCAGTATTTTATGCCGTTCTTCGAGTGGTAAGTTCATTACCGTCTTTTCCGTTCCCATTCGCAGCAGATCTCAAATTGTAGGTAGTGCTGCCTGCGTTGTGGATCTTTCCAGATCAGGTATTGATTCTGCTCTTCAATCAAGCGGCGGCGGAAAACTCTTTTTATTTACTTCCGGCAAAGCTTTTGATTTGATGTCAGGTAAAGAGCAAGAATTAAAAATGGGCAATATTATTTCAGACAAAATGCTGCTTGTCCGCCTTGACCGCAATCTTGGAGGGGTGCTTTACCGTAGTGCTCTCGTGCCGGGACTTTCTTATTTTACATCTGATACTAGGCTTAACAGATCCATAACAAGAGCTTTTTTGCTTTCTCTGCCTCTTTTAGCCATCGTGACATTTCTTTGTCTTCTTATTGTTTTAATTCTCAGTAATAAGCTGGGTAAACCTCTGCGTGTCATCAGTGATGCTGCTGAGGATATTTCAAAAGGGTTGGATTTAGATATTCAGGCCAAGGGTAGCTGCATTTATGAAATCAATGCTCTTGAGAAATCCTTATCTTCAATGCTCGAAAGTTTACGGAAAACCAAAGATCTGGAAGAGTATCAGTTCTTTTTTGATAACGTCGGAGACCTTGTCTGCATTACTGATCTAGACGGTCTTTTTTGGGAAACAAATTGCCAAGTTGTTACACTGCTGGGATACTCGCGCGAAGAATTATTAGGGAAAACTTTTTTTGAGCTTATTCCTGCTCATGAGCGATCAGCTTTGCGGACTGTTCTGCATGATATCCTCAGTGGCGGATTAATTGACAGTTTTGAGTGTCCTATGGTGACTAAAGCCGGACTTACTATCCATTGTGAAGTCCGCTCGCGGAAAATTGTATATCGCGGAGCAGACGTTCTTCTCAGCGTAGTGCGTGATGTTACTGACCGAAAGTTAGATGAAGAAGAATTGCAACGATATGCTGCAGAATTACTCGGGGCAAAAGAAGTTGAAGAACGTAATTCGGCGCATCTTTCTGAAACATTGAAGCAGCTTGAAGAAGCTATTGCACGTGTGGAAGTTGCTAATCAGACAAAAAGTGAATTTCTTGCGCAGATGAGTCATGAAATCCGTACTCCTATGAACTCAATTCTAGGCATGGCAGATATGCTCAGAGACACGGCTCTTTCTTCTGAACAGAAAAGTTATGTCACGATTTTCCGTGATTCCGGCAAAGCTCTTTTGGCGCTGATAGACGGCATTCTTGACTTGTCAAAGATAGAGTCCGGTAAATTGACTTTAGAAAAAGCTCCGTTCAATTTAGATACGCTGGTTGATGAAGTTTCCGGAATTATGTCTGTTACTGCGTGGAAAAAGGACCTTATACTCGCTTGTCACATTGATCCTGACACCCCTGCGATTTTGATTGGTGATTCTACCAGGATCAAACAGATTATAGTTAATCTTTTAGGCAATGCGATTAAGTTTACCACTGAAGGAACTGTATGTCTGGATATATCAAGCCGTGCTGAGAGTGATGGTATCATTGTTCTGTCTATCAAGGTTGCTGATACCGGTATTGGAATAGCAGAAGATAAAGCTGAAGTTATTTTTGAGAATTTTACACAGGCCGATTCTTCTACAACCCGTAAATACGGTGGGACCGGACTTGGCCTTGCGATTACTAAGAATCTTGTAACACTTATGAATGGTAATATTAAAGCTCAAAATATTGAGTCCGGCGGGGCCCTTTTCACAGCTGAAATTACTGTTGAAAAAGCTGAAGAAGATAATCCGCTTGATAGCAGAATCAGAAAAGTAATGCAGGGACGAAATGTTCTGGTGGTTGATAAAATTTTTGTTGTTCGTAATTATATTTGTAAATGTTTATCTAGTTGGGGTGGAAATTGTATTCATGTTGAAAACAGTTTTTTAGCTTTAGATTCGATTAAAGCCAGCGAGAAAATAGATCTTGTAATTATTTCTGAAAAGCTTGGTGATGAAGATGGACTCGGTGAAGTCGAAGCCATTAAGGAAGGGTTGAAATTACCGTCTCCGGCAGTTTGTTTACTTTCATCTTCCCCTGGAGACAGCAGTAATAGGCCTGAAATAAATAAACTTTTCGGTGTACGCGGCAGTGCCCGCTGGCCTCTTACCCGCGGAGTTCTGCTGAATGCTATGCTTAATCTTTTTGAACCTGTCGATCCGGAATTTGCAGATTCAGCGGTAGAAAAAGAACTCCTGCCGACGAGGATATTGCTTGCTGAAGATTCGGAAGCAAATAGGACTCTGATCGAATTTTTCCTTAAAGATACTCCGTTCAGGATTACTTGCGCAGAGGATGGTGCAGAAGCCGTTGCAATGTATAAAAAGCATAATTACGATTTGGTTTTGATGGATATTCAGATGCCTAATCTTAATGGATATGAAGCAACTAGAGAAATACGGGCTTATGAAAAAATGAACGGGTATCCTGAAACTCCTGTAGTTGCTTTGACTGCAAATGAGTCAGCGCATGATTCTCAGCTCAGCCTTGACGCCGGATGCAGCGGGCATCTGTCCAAGCCGATTAAGAAGATCACACTTGTTAAAAATATCTTAAAATTTACTTCTTAG